From the Haloarcula sp. H-GB4 genome, one window contains:
- a CDS encoding Zn-dependent hydrolase: MPSVSLDSERFRRRFDTFNKIGATERGGVNRPSLSDENKAARDTLVEWFREAGLEVRIDTMGNIFGRRDGADNDAAPVLFGSHIDSQYSGGRYDGVIGVLGGLEVIEAFNDASVTTERPLEVVAWSNEEGVRFQPDMLGSGVYCDIFDLDYAYEREDKEGRRFGAELERIGYKGETPCEADDIHCYFEMHVEQGPFLEQQDIPVAAVEGVFGFSWLNVTFEGQANHAGPTPMDMRHDAFVATADVTRAVRRITTTEGTDLVGTVGSVDVWPNAINVIPETVEFTLDFRSYDDAVVDAAVEQIREEVAHAAEREGLEYEIEEIMRVDADPFDQGCIDTVVEAAETVRCEYTRLVSGAGHDANYLNKIAPTSMIFVPSVDGISHRESEFTEWDDIVTGTEVLLNAVQAKAAE; encoded by the coding sequence ATGCCATCCGTCAGTCTCGATAGCGAGCGGTTCAGACGGCGCTTCGATACGTTCAACAAGATCGGCGCGACAGAACGGGGCGGCGTGAATAGGCCGAGCCTGTCCGACGAGAACAAGGCAGCCCGGGACACACTGGTTGAGTGGTTCCGCGAGGCCGGGCTGGAGGTCCGTATCGATACGATGGGCAACATCTTCGGTCGGCGAGACGGAGCTGACAACGACGCCGCGCCGGTCCTGTTCGGCTCACACATCGACAGCCAGTACAGCGGCGGGCGGTACGACGGCGTTATCGGCGTCCTCGGTGGACTGGAAGTCATCGAGGCGTTCAACGACGCCAGCGTGACGACCGAACGGCCGCTGGAGGTCGTCGCCTGGAGCAACGAGGAGGGCGTCCGTTTTCAGCCGGATATGCTCGGCAGCGGTGTCTACTGTGATATCTTCGACCTCGACTACGCATACGAGCGCGAGGACAAGGAGGGCAGGCGATTCGGCGCCGAACTCGAACGCATCGGCTACAAAGGCGAAACGCCCTGTGAAGCGGACGATATCCACTGCTACTTCGAGATGCACGTCGAGCAGGGGCCGTTTCTCGAACAGCAGGACATCCCCGTCGCTGCCGTCGAAGGCGTGTTCGGCTTTTCCTGGCTGAACGTTACCTTCGAGGGTCAGGCCAACCATGCCGGACCGACGCCGATGGATATGCGCCACGATGCGTTCGTAGCGACGGCGGACGTAACCCGCGCTGTCCGGCGGATCACAACGACCGAAGGAACGGATCTCGTCGGCACGGTCGGCAGTGTCGACGTGTGGCCAAACGCCATCAACGTCATCCCCGAGACGGTGGAATTCACGCTCGATTTCCGCTCGTACGACGACGCCGTGGTCGACGCGGCCGTCGAACAGATCAGGGAAGAGGTTGCCCACGCGGCCGAGCGCGAAGGCCTTGAATACGAGATAGAGGAGATAATGCGGGTCGACGCGGACCCGTTCGATCAGGGCTGCATTGACACAGTCGTCGAGGCCGCCGAGACGGTCCGCTGTGAGTACACGCGACTGGTCAGCGGCGCGGGCCACGATGCGAACTACCTCAACAAGATAGCCCCGACGAGCATGATTTTCGTCCCGAGCGTCGACGGGATCAGCCATCGCGAGAGCGAATTCACCGAATGGGATGACATCGTCACCGGGACTGAGGTACTGCTGAACGCGGTGCAGGCGAAGGCCGCCGAGTGA